In the Thauera sedimentorum genome, one interval contains:
- a CDS encoding 4a-hydroxytetrahydrobiopterin dehydratase, producing the protein MSEELQDRVCTPCRGGIPPLARAEAEAMLSRVPGWELADEASCLVRRYEFGDFAEALAFVQRLGAVAEEQGHHPDIAFGWGWATVSWQTKKIRGLHENDFIMAARTDALLAGRR; encoded by the coding sequence ATGAGCGAGGAACTGCAGGACAGGGTGTGTACGCCCTGCCGCGGCGGCATACCGCCGCTCGCGCGGGCGGAGGCGGAAGCCATGTTGAGCCGCGTGCCGGGCTGGGAGCTGGCGGATGAGGCCAGCTGCCTGGTGCGGCGCTACGAGTTCGGCGATTTTGCCGAGGCGCTGGCGTTCGTGCAGCGCCTGGGCGCGGTGGCCGAGGAGCAGGGACACCACCCCGACATCGCCTTCGGCTGGGGCTGGGCCACGGTGTCCTGGCAGACCAAGAAGATCCGCGGGTTGCACGAGAACGACTTCATCATGGCGGCGCGGACCGACGCGCTGCTTGCCGGCCGGCGCTGA
- a CDS encoding sensor histidine kinase — translation MSFEAFAALTIHDVKNRLATLAGRAEARGDSETLREALDAAARLTALLVCYRAERGWQGADIDAHIPEDLLDELAAQAARMSATPVRTEAGPLDGLFFYDETLVRMTLENALQNALRHARSEVLLGVHADEQWLDFTVEDDGEGYPADLLAGAGQPAALSGQGTGLGLHLARLVAGLHAHAGKEARVELANREQGGARFSLRLPR, via the coding sequence GTGAGCTTCGAGGCCTTTGCCGCGCTCACCATCCACGACGTCAAGAACCGGCTGGCGACCCTCGCCGGACGCGCCGAAGCACGCGGCGACAGCGAAACCCTGCGCGAGGCGCTCGATGCCGCCGCGCGCCTGACCGCCCTGCTGGTGTGCTACCGCGCCGAACGCGGCTGGCAGGGCGCCGACATCGACGCCCACATCCCCGAAGACCTGCTCGACGAACTCGCCGCGCAGGCCGCGCGGATGTCCGCCACGCCGGTGCGCACCGAGGCCGGCCCGCTGGACGGGCTGTTCTTCTACGACGAAACCCTGGTGCGCATGACGCTCGAGAACGCACTGCAGAACGCCTTGCGCCACGCGCGCAGCGAAGTGCTGCTGGGCGTGCACGCCGACGAGCAGTGGCTGGACTTCACCGTCGAGGACGATGGCGAAGGCTATCCCGCCGACCTGCTGGCCGGCGCCGGGCAACCGGCCGCACTGAGCGGCCAGGGCACCGGGCTGGGGCTGCACCTGGCCCGCCTGGTGGCCGGCCTGCATGCCCACGCCGGCAAGGAAGCCCGCGTGGAACTGGCCAACCGCGAACAGGGCGGCGCCCGCTTCAGCCTGCGACTGCCGCGCTGA
- a CDS encoding glutathione S-transferase family protein gives MALILYHGAGSPYGWRVWMALEHKRLDYELRVLSFDDAEMKQAAYLAINPRGKVPTIDDGGFTLFESGAILEYLDERFPQAPLLFPGTVERRALIRRKAREAEQYAAVALETLVWAVFYTPRERWDDALIARGREEFARELAYWESAIDGPGLAGAWSAADFTLYPLIALALRIERVRTDLALRAAIGPRLAAWMARVEALPWFARTWPQHWERGGLPG, from the coding sequence ATGGCCCTGATCCTCTATCACGGCGCCGGCTCGCCCTACGGCTGGCGGGTATGGATGGCGCTGGAACACAAACGGCTCGACTACGAGCTGCGGGTGCTGTCCTTCGACGACGCGGAAATGAAGCAGGCCGCCTACCTGGCGATCAATCCGCGCGGCAAGGTCCCGACGATCGACGACGGCGGTTTCACGCTGTTCGAGTCCGGCGCCATTCTCGAGTACCTCGACGAACGCTTCCCGCAGGCGCCGCTGCTCTTTCCCGGCACCGTCGAGCGTCGCGCACTGATCCGCCGCAAGGCGCGCGAGGCGGAACAGTACGCCGCCGTGGCACTGGAAACCCTGGTCTGGGCGGTGTTCTACACTCCGCGCGAACGCTGGGACGATGCGCTGATCGCCCGTGGGCGCGAGGAGTTCGCCCGCGAACTGGCCTACTGGGAGAGCGCCATCGACGGCCCCGGCCTGGCCGGCGCCTGGTCGGCGGCCGACTTCACCCTCTATCCGCTCATCGCCCTGGCGCTGCGCATCGAACGGGTACGGACCGACCTCGCCCTGCGCGCCGCCATCGGCCCACGGCTGGCGGCCTGGATGGCGCGGGTCGAAGCCCTGCCCTGGTTCGCGCGCACCTGGCCACAGCACTGGGAACGCGGCGGCCTGCCGGGCTGA
- a CDS encoding aminoacyl-tRNA deacylase: MAIATRVRDFMAEHGLRYDVLSHPHSHCSSQTAQYAHVPGDSLAKCVVLEDDHGYLMAVLPSTRHVQLGMLGKALSGRVRLVGEDELGRLFADCEPGAIPPMGAAYGMRMVVDDSLAQQAEIYFEAGDHERVIQMSREDFMAMMEMERASTVHFGEHTWRHH, translated from the coding sequence ATGGCAATCGCGACCAGAGTCCGGGACTTCATGGCCGAGCACGGCCTGCGCTACGACGTGCTCAGCCACCCGCATTCCCACTGCAGTTCGCAGACCGCGCAGTACGCGCACGTGCCGGGCGACTCCCTGGCCAAGTGCGTGGTGCTGGAGGACGACCACGGCTACCTCATGGCGGTGCTGCCCTCCACCCGGCACGTGCAGCTGGGCATGCTTGGCAAGGCGCTCAGCGGGCGGGTGCGGCTGGTGGGCGAAGATGAACTGGGCCGCCTGTTCGCCGACTGCGAGCCGGGGGCGATCCCGCCCATGGGGGCCGCCTACGGCATGCGCATGGTGGTCGACGACAGCCTGGCCCAGCAGGCGGAGATCTACTTCGAGGCCGGCGACCACGAGCGCGTGATCCAGATGAGCCGCGAGGACTTCATGGCGATGATGGAGATGGAGCGCGCCAGCACGGTGCACTTCGGCGAACACACCTGGCGGCACCACTGA
- a CDS encoding tetratricopeptide repeat-containing response regulator has product MATLTAYSDKKLLIIDDMPEMRSSLRSQASSIGFQKITVCGHLRDAFEALRQTSFDIILCDYYLGAGTNGQQFLEHLRNRRMIARSTLFIMITAEKNHDSVITAAECMPDDYLLKPFTADLFASRVEKLLEKKRRLARIDAMQDKGQWPEVLAECDAIIASRDRFQIDALRIKGNALLQSGRSEEAAKFYEQVLGMRAMPWARLGLARAQRELGRPAEAKETLNTLIAEAPKLMAAYDLLGHIHAAEGDTGAALQVLDDACRLSPHSLARLRAIAEVAEDAGDYERVEQSLGQVVEKTRNSPLRETSDYARLGNALAATGQADKALNLIDEARSAFREETGHPALAAIEAIALHQLGDTAKAEAALQVALQGDLTDLPASAMLTVAKACLATGRTEQGEALLKQVVQTNPDATDMHARVTRVMQDHGVADHAERLVADSVQEVIELNNEAVRCGKEGRIGEAAQMLTAAANRLPGNLQIVANAAYALLLDLLTNGMDPAKLDDARRFREAVRTRAPAHRKLADIDGLWSKLAARDGSGSAS; this is encoded by the coding sequence ATGGCGACCCTGACTGCATACAGCGACAAGAAGCTGCTGATCATCGACGACATGCCCGAGATGCGCAGTTCTCTGCGCAGTCAGGCCAGCAGCATAGGCTTTCAGAAGATCACCGTATGCGGCCACCTGCGCGACGCCTTCGAGGCGCTGCGCCAGACCAGCTTCGACATCATCCTGTGCGACTACTACCTCGGCGCGGGCACCAACGGCCAGCAGTTCCTCGAGCACCTGCGCAACCGGCGGATGATTGCGCGCAGCACGCTGTTCATCATGATCACCGCGGAGAAGAACCACGACAGCGTGATCACCGCCGCCGAGTGCATGCCGGACGACTACCTGCTCAAGCCCTTCACCGCCGACCTGTTCGCCTCCCGGGTCGAGAAGCTGCTGGAGAAGAAGCGCCGCCTCGCCCGCATCGACGCCATGCAGGACAAGGGCCAGTGGCCCGAGGTGCTCGCCGAGTGCGACGCCATCATCGCCTCGCGCGACCGCTTCCAGATCGACGCCCTGCGCATCAAGGGCAACGCCCTGCTGCAGTCCGGCCGCAGCGAGGAAGCGGCAAAGTTCTACGAGCAGGTGCTGGGCATGCGCGCCATGCCCTGGGCACGTCTCGGCCTGGCGCGCGCGCAACGCGAACTGGGCCGGCCCGCCGAGGCCAAGGAAACGCTCAACACGCTGATCGCCGAGGCCCCCAAGCTGATGGCGGCCTACGATCTGCTCGGTCACATTCATGCAGCCGAGGGCGACACCGGCGCCGCCCTGCAGGTGCTGGACGACGCCTGCCGGCTGTCGCCCCACTCGCTGGCCCGCCTGCGCGCGATCGCCGAAGTGGCCGAGGATGCCGGCGACTACGAGCGCGTCGAGCAGAGCCTGGGGCAGGTGGTCGAGAAGACCCGCAACTCTCCGCTGCGCGAAACCTCGGACTATGCCCGCCTGGGCAACGCGCTGGCCGCCACCGGCCAGGCCGACAAGGCGCTGAACCTGATCGACGAAGCCCGCAGCGCCTTCCGCGAGGAGACCGGCCATCCCGCGCTGGCGGCGATCGAGGCCATCGCGCTGCACCAGCTCGGCGACACTGCGAAGGCGGAGGCGGCGCTGCAGGTGGCCCTGCAGGGCGACCTCACCGACCTGCCGGCCAGCGCCATGCTTACCGTGGCCAAGGCCTGCCTCGCCACCGGGCGCACCGAACAGGGCGAAGCCCTGCTCAAGCAGGTGGTGCAGACCAACCCCGACGCCACCGACATGCACGCCCGCGTGACCCGCGTGATGCAGGACCACGGCGTCGCCGACCACGCCGAGCGCCTGGTCGCCGACAGCGTGCAGGAAGTGATCGAGCTCAACAACGAAGCGGTGCGCTGCGGCAAGGAAGGCCGCATCGGCGAAGCCGCGCAGATGCTCACCGCGGCCGCCAACCGCCTGCCCGGCAACCTGCAGATCGTCGCCAATGCGGCCTACGCACTGCTGCTCGACCTGCTGACCAATGGCATGGACCCCGCCAAGCTGGACGATGCCCGCCGCTTCCGCGAGGCGGTGCGGACCCGGGCGCCGGCGCACCGCAAGCTGGCCGACATCGACGGGCTGTGGAGCAAGCTGGCGGCACGGGACGGCAGCGGGAGCGCGTCGTGA
- the wrbA gene encoding NAD(P)H:quinone oxidoreductase: MTRILVLYYSMYGHIETLANAVADGACSVAGTEVAVKRVPELMPEEVARKAGAKLDQAAPVATVDELADYDAIIFGTPTRFGNMCAQMRNFLDQTGRLWMNGGLVGKVGSVFTSTGTQHGGQETTIVSVHHTLLHHGMVIVGVPYSCKELTNMDEITGGSPYGAGTLAGGDGKRTPSDNELRIARFQGAHVADIAGRLCAR, encoded by the coding sequence ATGACCAGGATACTGGTGCTCTACTACAGCATGTACGGCCACATCGAGACGCTGGCCAATGCGGTCGCCGACGGCGCCTGCAGCGTGGCCGGCACCGAGGTGGCGGTGAAGCGCGTCCCCGAGCTGATGCCCGAGGAAGTGGCCCGCAAGGCCGGCGCCAAACTGGATCAGGCGGCGCCGGTGGCCACGGTGGACGAGCTGGCCGACTACGACGCGATCATCTTCGGCACGCCGACGCGCTTCGGCAACATGTGCGCGCAGATGCGCAACTTCCTCGACCAGACCGGCCGGCTGTGGATGAACGGCGGGCTGGTGGGCAAGGTGGGCAGCGTGTTCACGTCCACCGGCACCCAGCATGGCGGGCAGGAGACCACCATCGTCTCGGTACATCACACCTTGCTGCACCATGGCATGGTCATCGTCGGCGTGCCGTATTCGTGCAAGGAGCTGACCAACATGGACGAGATCACCGGCGGTTCGCCCTACGGGGCCGGGACGCTGGCCGGTGGCGACGGCAAGCGCACGCCCAGCGACAACGAGCTGCGCATCGCCCGCTTCCAGGGCGCGCACGTGGCCGACATCGCCGGCAGGCTGTGCGCCCGTTGA